The Meiothermus sp. genome segment AAACCGTAGGCGGCAAAAATGCCTCCATTGGAGAGATGATCGCCAACCTATCCCAGGCCGGGGTGCGGGTTCCGGGGGGGTTTGCTACCACGGCAGAGGCCTTTCGCGAATTCTTGCACCACAACCATCTGGTCGAGCGCATCCACACTGCCCTGAGCAAACTAAATACCCATGATGTAGACGAACTGGCCCGTGTAGGGGCCGAAATTCGCAGCTGGGTAGAAAATGCCGAGCTACCGGGGGCCCTGGAAGTAGCCATCGTAGATGCCTACATTCGCCTCGAGTCCGCCTCCCAGGGCGGGCTTTCTGTTGCCGTACGCTCCAGTGCAACCGCCGAAGACCTGCCCGAGGCCAGCTTTGCAGGGCAGCAAGAAACCTTTTTGAACGTAAAGGGCATTGAAAGTGTGCTCCTGCACGTCAAAAAGGTCTTTGCCTCGCTCTACAATGACCGGGCCATCGCCTACCGCGTCCACCACGGCTTTGCCCACGAAGAAGTAGCCCTCTCGGCTGGCATACAGCGCATGGTTCGCAGCGACCTGGGGGCCTCCGGCGTGGCCTTTACCCTCGACACCGAGTCCGGCTTCCGCGATGTAGTTTTCATTACCTCGAGCTACGGTCTGGGCGAACTGGTGGTTCAGGGGGCGGTCAATCCGGATGAGTTCTACGTGTACAAGAAAGGGTTGGCCGAGGGCCGCCATACCATTTTGCAGCGCACCCTGGGCAGCAAGCTGCAAAAGATGGTCTACGCCGGAGAGGGCCGGGGGGTGCAGGCTGTTGATACCTCCTCCCTCGAGCGCCGCAGCTTCTCGCTCTCCGACACGGATGTGCTGGAGCTGGCCAAGCAGGCCCTCCTGATTGAGCAACACTACGGCAGACCCATGGACATCGAGTGGGCCAAGGACGGCCTGGACGGGCAAATTTACATTTTGCAGGCCCGCCCCGAGACCGTGCAGAGCCGCGCAAGCCGCGTACTCGAGCGCTTCGAGATGCTGGAGCACGCCCCGGTGCTGGTAACCGGTCGGGCTGTGGGACAGCGTATCGGCGCAGGTACGGTACGGGTCATCAAGCATCCCCGCGAGATGAACCGGGTACAGGAGGGGGACGTGCTGGTCGCCGACATGACCGACCCCGACTGGGAACCGGTGATGAAGAAAGCAGCGGCCATCGTAACCAACCGGGGTGGGCGCACCTGCCATGCGGCCATCATCGCCCGGGAAATGAATATCCCTGCGGTGGTGGGCGCCGGCAACGCCACCCAGGAACTGCGCGATGGCGAGATGGTTACCGTCTCCTGCGCCGAGGGCGATACCGGGCGGGTGTACGCAGGCACCCCCCGCTTTGAGGTGAAGCGGATTGAGCTTGACAACATGCCCGAAATCCCCACCAAGATCATGATGAACGTGGCCAGCCCCGAGCGGGCCTTCAGCTTTGCCAACCTGCCCAACGCCGGGGTGGGGCTGGCGAGGCTCGAGTTCATCATCAACAACGTGATTGGCATTCACCCTAGAGCACTGCTGGAGTTCGACCGGCAGCCCGAGAACCTGAAAAAAGAGATTGAGCAGCGCACCGCCGGCTACGAAAGCCCGGTAGCCTTCTACCGCGAGAAACTGGCCGAGGGCATCGCTATGATTGCGGCTGCGTTTGCCCCCAATCCGGTGATCGTGCGGCTTTCCGACTTCAAGTCCAACGAATATGCCCATCTGCTCGGGGGTAGCCGCTACGAACCCAAAGAGGAAAACCCCATGATCGGCTTCCGGGGGGCCTCGCGCTACCGCAGCCCCGAGTTTGCCGAAGCCTTTGCCCTGGAGTGTCGGGCCCTCCGCGAGGTGCGGGAGGAGAAGGGCCTGAAGAACGTGTGGGTGATGGTACCCTTCGTGCGCACGGTAGGCGAAGCCAAAGCGGTGCTTGAAATCCTGAAGAACAACGGCCTCGAGCGCGGCAAAGACGGCCTAAAGCTCATCATGATGTGCGAGGTGCCCTCCAATGCCATCCTGGCCGAGCAGTTCCTGGAGCTTTTCGATGGTTTCTCGATTGGCTCCAACGACCTGACCCAGCTCACCCTGGCCCTGGACCGCGACTCGGGCCTGGTTGCGGATTTATTTAGTGAACAGGATGATGCGGTGAAGTTTTTGCTCGAGCGCGCCATCGGCACGGCCAAAAAGATGGGCAAATACATCGGCATCTGCGGCCAAGGCCCCTCCGACCACCCCGAGCTGGCCCTCTGGCTGGTGCAGCAGGGCATCGAGAGCATCTCCCTCAACCCCGATAGCGTGCTCGAGACCTGGCTCTTTTTGGCCGAAAAGAGTCCGGCCCGGGTGGGTTAGAAAGCTTTCAGGGCTTTGCTGTGGATAACCTGGTATTAAAGGGTGTCAAGCCGCGGGATGGCCAGAAGACCTGGCCTACTCCGGCTTGGCCTCCCGCCCCATCAAGCGGGAGAGTTCTTCTAGCGGGTCGCTTTTCAGGTAAATGACCCGGTAGACCGCCTCGGTGATGGGCAGGTCGGCCCCGGTATCCTGATCCCAGGCGTGCAGGGCCCTCACGGTGTAGATGCCCTCCACCACAGACTTTTGGGCTTCCAGGTGGGCCAGGGTTTCTCCTCTTACAATCCGCTCTCCAGCGCTGCGGTTGCGCGAAAGGGGGCTGCTGGCCGTGGCAATCAGGTCGCCCAGGCCCGAGAGACCCATAAAGGTGCTCTCCTTGGCCCCCTGGGCCATCCCGAACTTGATGATTTCGCGCAGGCCCCTTGTAATCAAGGCTGCTTTGGCGTTGTCTCCGAGCTTTAACCCGTCTACCATACCTGCTGCCAGGGCAATAACGTTTTTGAGGGCCCCCCCCAGTTCCACGCCAATCAGATCCGAAGAGGTATAGACCCGGAAACTGGGGCCACTGAAAACTTGCTGTACCTGCTGGGCAAAATCAGGGTCTTTGGCAGCCACCACAGCGGTTGCAGGCAGGAAGCGTGCTATCTCTTCGGCCAGGTTGGGGCCGGATAGAGCGGCTACCTGGGTTACGCCCGTTACCTCTTCCACCACCTGGCTCATGCGCAGCAGGTGGTGATCGGTGAAGTGCAAACCCTTGATCACAGAAAGATAGGCGCTGGCTTTGGGCAGGCGGCCCAGGGTTTCCCGCAGGGCCTTGGAGGGAACGGCCACAACAGCAAATTGGGCTTGATGCAAAGCTTCTTCGGCATCGGCAGTCGGGTACAGCGATTCGGGAAAGCGAGCCCCGGGCAGGTACTCGAGGTTCTGCCGCTCGGCCCGCATGGCCTCGGCGTGTTCGGGCCGACGGGCCCAAAGATGAACCGGAAGCCCCTTGGAGGCAACCAGCAAGGCCAGCGCGGTTCCCCAGGACCCCGCACCCAGCACAGCAACGGGGCGCCTGCTTCCTTTGTCCGCTATGAGCGGCTCAGTCTGTGCGATGGTAATGGTAGATGTGAGGGACATAGCTCAGCAAAACAGTGCGTCCTCAGCTACACAATGTACGGTCTGCATACCCCGGCCCCGGCAAACATAACACGATAGGCTCCCCCAGGAAGCGCCCTAAGGCCGCATGAGAACCAGGATCGAGAAGGCCTCGTACCAAGCGCCCATCAGCAAAAAGAACCCCCCCAGATAAACCGTAAGCCCCAGAGCCCGCAAGCCCGCCCGGTAGCCTTCGCCGCGCAGGGTCTTGAGCATTAGAACCATGCCGCCAAAAGTGGCCAGGATGTAGGCTTGCAGCTCCACCACAATGGTAGGGAGGTGCAGCAGATAGTTGGCCAGGGGCAGGGCCACCGGACTCAGGGCAAAGCCCAGCACGAAATACCGCATGGCGTTAAAGAGCAAGGCCGGAATGCCCAGGAAAAGCCCCGGTACGGCAGTGGTCAGGACAAGTCCATTGGTTAAGTTCCAGTAAAAAATTACGAGGGCCAGACCCAAGACCCCCCCGCCCAAAGCGCTGCCAAGACCAATCTGCTCGAGGGCGCCTCCGACCAGCTCCTGCATAAGCCGCACAAGTTCGGGGTTGGCATAAGCCACCAACCCCCCCAGGGCAAACAGGCCGTAGAGGCCCCCGTTGATGCCCAGGTACAAGCCCCGGTACTGGCGCACCAAAGCCCAGCCTTCGACCCACCAGCGGGCCAGGGCGTTGCGGCCCCGCAGGGCCAAAAGCCAGCCCAGCGAGAGGGCCACAAACAGTACCCAGGCTATCGGGTTCTTGAGCCAGCCCGGTAGCAACCCGCCTTCCGGGGCAAAGCCAATCCGAGTGACCTCGCCGTCCCGGATGACCACCCGCACCTCCCCACCGCGCCCGGCTACCGTAGCCGGAAACTTAACGATGGTTCCGCGGGGGGTGGAATCTTCCAGGGGCGCGTTGAGGTTGACCGATAGGTCGCGGGGAACCGGCGGAAAAGCCAGGCTGCGCTCGAGCAGCCGGATGGCCTCTTCGGTTGGCTTGCCAAGCGCTTGTGAGGGGTCCACCTGGTATTTGCCAGCCTGCCAGTC includes the following:
- the ppsA gene encoding phosphoenolpyruvate synthase, with the protein product MAYIRWFETLGMKDLETVGGKNASIGEMIANLSQAGVRVPGGFATTAEAFREFLHHNHLVERIHTALSKLNTHDVDELARVGAEIRSWVENAELPGALEVAIVDAYIRLESASQGGLSVAVRSSATAEDLPEASFAGQQETFLNVKGIESVLLHVKKVFASLYNDRAIAYRVHHGFAHEEVALSAGIQRMVRSDLGASGVAFTLDTESGFRDVVFITSSYGLGELVVQGAVNPDEFYVYKKGLAEGRHTILQRTLGSKLQKMVYAGEGRGVQAVDTSSLERRSFSLSDTDVLELAKQALLIEQHYGRPMDIEWAKDGLDGQIYILQARPETVQSRASRVLERFEMLEHAPVLVTGRAVGQRIGAGTVRVIKHPREMNRVQEGDVLVADMTDPDWEPVMKKAAAIVTNRGGRTCHAAIIAREMNIPAVVGAGNATQELRDGEMVTVSCAEGDTGRVYAGTPRFEVKRIELDNMPEIPTKIMMNVASPERAFSFANLPNAGVGLARLEFIINNVIGIHPRALLEFDRQPENLKKEIEQRTAGYESPVAFYREKLAEGIAMIAAAFAPNPVIVRLSDFKSNEYAHLLGGSRYEPKEENPMIGFRGASRYRSPEFAEAFALECRALREVREEKGLKNVWVMVPFVRTVGEAKAVLEILKNNGLERGKDGLKLIMMCEVPSNAILAEQFLELFDGFSIGSNDLTQLTLALDRDSGLVADLFSEQDDAVKFLLERAIGTAKKMGKYIGICGQGPSDHPELALWLVQQGIESISLNPDSVLETWLFLAEKSPARVG
- a CDS encoding stage II sporulation protein M; protein product: MLRSPSHLFSRAGKWLLVVWALFGSALAQSNLEIARQAVQDWQAGKYQVDPSQALGKPTEEAIRLLERSLAFPPVPRDLSVNLNAPLEDSTPRGTIVKFPATVAGRGGEVRVVIRDGEVTRIGFAPEGGLLPGWLKNPIAWVLFVALSLGWLLALRGRNALARWWVEGWALVRQYRGLYLGINGGLYGLFALGGLVAYANPELVRLMQELVGGALEQIGLGSALGGGVLGLALVIFYWNLTNGLVLTTAVPGLFLGIPALLFNAMRYFVLGFALSPVALPLANYLLHLPTIVVELQAYILATFGGMVLMLKTLRGEGYRAGLRALGLTVYLGGFFLLMGAWYEAFSILVLMRP
- a CDS encoding NAD(P)H-dependent glycerol-3-phosphate dehydrogenase; protein product: MSLTSTITIAQTEPLIADKGSRRPVAVLGAGSWGTALALLVASKGLPVHLWARRPEHAEAMRAERQNLEYLPGARFPESLYPTADAEEALHQAQFAVVAVPSKALRETLGRLPKASAYLSVIKGLHFTDHHLLRMSQVVEEVTGVTQVAALSGPNLAEEIARFLPATAVVAAKDPDFAQQVQQVFSGPSFRVYTSSDLIGVELGGALKNVIALAAGMVDGLKLGDNAKAALITRGLREIIKFGMAQGAKESTFMGLSGLGDLIATASSPLSRNRSAGERIVRGETLAHLEAQKSVVEGIYTVRALHAWDQDTGADLPITEAVYRVIYLKSDPLEELSRLMGREAKPE